The window GGTTACCAAGGGCCGCCTCCTCCTTGAAGTCCCGGGATTTTTCACCGCCAAAGCCAGCCGCCCCGTTCGAGCGGTCGCTACGAAACGGAAGTAGCCAGGCTCTCCCAGAACGCCGAAAAGGCTTCCCTCCACCCCAAAACTAAACGCCTCCGCAAACACCACGGGAAAGATTTCTCTGGAAAGAGAAAATACTTTCTCTAACTTGAAAGACGCCCCCCATGAAGTATCGTCGCCGGAATCCGAACGGCCTTACCCTCATAGAAATCCTCGTTGTCATCGGCATCATCGCCGTGCTGGCGAGTTTGCTGTTCCCTGCGTTGAGCAGCACGCGCAAGGCGGCGGCGAATGCCGTCTGCGTGTCGAATCTCCGCCAGATTTTCCAACTCTCCGCCGTCTGGGCTACGGACAATGATGGCTACGTGCCCCAGAGCCAGTGGTATGTGACGAACATGCCCACGAGGTACAGCAATCTCACCAAGTACGGCCTGACCCCCAAGATGACGATTTGCCCGGCTTCCGGCCTGCAGTCGCCTACCTACGGCATCAGCAGTCGGCTGGTAACCTCCTCCGACCCGCAATGGGGGCCGGGAGACGTGTACTTCTGGTCGCACGGAAAATACAAACTCTCCCTCCTCTCGCCTCGCACCATCTTCTTCTCCGAGACCGGGAAGCAAAGCTGGAGCGGCAAAGCCGGAGCCTACATCTCCGCCCCGGAATCCGCCGCCGCACCGCATGGGAACAAAGGGAATGTCCTTTATTGCGACGGCCACGTGGAGGCCTTGGGGACGAACGATCTGAAGAAGCTTGAGAACTGGTCATACGGCATTCCGTGAGCCGTGCGGAGTGAAAAGCCTCCGGCAGCACCTGTCGGGCCTGAGGGGCGCCGTCTTCGGGGGTCTCAATAGCACCTCTTGTCCAGGCGGCGGATGGTTACTACACTGGCGCATCGTTCGATGAAAAAAGTCATATTCCTGGGAGAGCAAAGCTTGCTGGATTCCGTTTACTCTCTCGAGACACGGTGGAAGATCGCCACGGAAGCCGAGGTTTTGGAACCTGCCATCCCTCCCGAGGAGGTCGATGCTCACATGGACCGCCTCTCGCAGGCCGATGCGATTTTTACCACCTGGGGCATGCCTCTGCTCTCCGAGGCCCAGCTTGCCGCACTTCCCAGGCTCAAGGCCGTATTTTACGCTGCTGGCTCGGTAAGGTTGTTTGCGCGACCCTTGATCGAGCGCGACATCATGGTCGTGAGTTCCTGGGTGGCCAACGCGATCCCCGTCGCCGAGTTCACCCTCGCCCAGATCCTGCTCTCCATGAAGGGCTACTTTCGCAATCTGCGTGACTACAATACTCCGGAGGCGCTTCGTCAGGCGTTTCGGGGGCCGGGGAATTACGGCGAGACGGTTGCCATCCTGGGCGCCGGGGCGATCGGGAGAAAGGTCATCGAATTGCTGGCTCCGTTCCGGCTGAGAATTGCGGTGTTTGACCAGTTTTTGACCAAGGTCGATGCGGCGAATCTCGGCGTAAGCAAGGTGAGCCTGGAGGAAGCCTTTGAGTCGGGGTTTGCCATCTCGAACCATCTTGCCGATGTGCCGGAGACGGAGGGCATGTTGCAAAAACAGCACTTTGCTCGGATGCGCGACGGGGCTGTCTTTATCAATACCGGTCGGGGCCGTACCGTCCGCGAGGACGATCTTTGCGATGTGCTGGAAGCACGCAAGGACCTCACCGCGCTCCTCGACGTGACGTATCCCGAGCCACCCAAGGCGGATTCCCGGTTGTTCTCGCTGCCCAATGCGCTGCTCTCCACTCACATCGCGGGGTCGATCAATTCCGAAGTCGCCCGCCTCGGCGAGATCGCCTGCGCGGAGTTTCTTTCCTGGAAGCACGGCAAACCGATGCGCTTTGCCATCTCCCTGGAGAAGCTCGCGACTATGGCTTAAGGATTTGCGATTCCCGCGTTGAGACTGGTCTCTCCGCCATGGTCGCCGGAAATAACCGCCGCGACGACAGGGCTGCGATCCCGTTCTCTATTCCATTACCCTAATGGTGGCCGCGTTGCCGGGACTTAGGCTGGCGAGGGAATGTCCGCGGTGCCGGGTGCTTCTATGTAAAAGCCCTTAATCGGTTTTCCTGGGCCAGGGGATCGCTTTTTCCTTGGGAATGACATCCTTCCGAACATTCATTCTCTTGCTGGCCGCGGTCTCCACGGCGAAAGCCGCTACCGTTTACGACGTAGGATCGGCTGTAACGGCCGGAAATACCGGAGCTAATACCTATTTCGTTTCCAATCAGACCGGCGCCGGTGTCACTACGGGGTCCTCGCTGGGGCTTACGGTGGGCACGTCCACCGGCACCACGAACACGACATATCTCGTCGGCTATTTCCCCGACGTCAGCCTGATCAATGTTGGGGACTCGATCTCCATGTCGCTGTCGTTCTCCGGCCCGATCAATGCGACCAACGAGGCATTCCGTGTCGGCTTTTACGATTCTGGCAACTCGCAACTCACCAGCAATGTCACGGCGAGCAATGGATCTGCGGTAATGAAGGACTATACGGGATACTCCGCCAGCCTCGGTGCCAATACGACTCCCTCCGCCTCAAACACATTCAAGGAAAGAAGTACCTCGAATAACAATCTCTTCTCCTCGTCTTCCTATAATTCATTCAGTTCCCCGACACTGGCGGGCAGTGTGGGTTCGACAGGGTCACGAAATCTCACCTACACGCTGGAGTTGGTTGCGACCGGCGTAAAGATGACGATCGACTACGGGACTTACTCTTACTCCTATATTGATACGGTCACCCCTTATACGAATTTCGACACCTTCGCGATTTACTCGGAGAAATCCACTTCGACCACGACATCCCCCACGCTCACTTTTACCAACCTCACGATTTCATCAGTTCCCGAGCCATCGACATTTGTCCTTTGCGCCCTGGGATTGGGACTTCTTCTGCGCCGGAGACTCCGGCGCTAGGAGCAACGGAAAGACAGGACAGACGAAAAGGCCGCGGTGAGAATCGCGGCCTTTTTGCGTGGAGGGATCAGGACTCGCGAAGACCGCTCGCAGCCGTCCGCCCATCACTCGCGCGCATGTTTCTGAGATGTTGCCTTGCGATGGCTGGCGGGATTGTCGCCGCACCGGCGCTCTGCTGTTGCTGACGACCTGCGAAGGGAGCGACGCAGGGGCTATTTGGTAACGAGCTCGCCGACCTTATGGGGTTCACGCATGGCGTGGAACTTCTTCCGGGCCTGTACCAGCATGAAGATGCCGACGAGGCAGACGAATCCCGCGATCGCAAGGATGAGGAGCCGATCGGTGAGAGGGTTGGGCAGCAGGGCGAGAAGGCTCATGAATCCCCCGATCGCCGTGGCGAAGAAGCCGATCATCCGCAGTTGCATGGCATCGTTTCCCTTTCCGACTTCCTTCTCGAAATCGACGGGCCGATGCATGCGCTCGAAGAAGACATCGATCTGGCGGCGGTATTCCGGCCTGGAGTATTTCCAGAATGGAATTGTCGCGGCATAGGCCACCGCGCTGACACCCATGATCACGAGGGTCAGTGTCGGCCAGGACCAGCTCTCGCGATGAAAGATCACGGTGCCGCCCAGCTCGATCAAGGATGGCACGAATCCCGCCCCTGCCGCGACCAGGCCGGACCACCATGGAGCGCGCCGGACGAACAGACCAAGGATGAGAGGAACGCTCATCGGCCCTCCCAGCATGGCCCCGATACGGAAGGCGACATCAAAGATGCCCTTCCCACTCGCCGTGGCGAAATAGCAGGCCAGCGCGACGATGGTAAGGCCAAACGCCAGGGAGGTGAACTTGCCGACGACGAGCTGGCGCGTATCGGACATGGGGGCTTTTCCCGTGAGACGGCGCAGGGCGGGAATGACATCGCGCACGACCATTGCCGCGTTGCGATTGATGCCGGCATCCATCGAGCTCATGGTGGCGGAGAACATCGCGACCGCGATCAGGCCGGTCATGCCATAGGGCAGCAGCCTCATGCTGATCACGGCATAGGAACCCTCTCCGGGGTTGGCCAGCGGCAGGGCGGCGACATCAGCCGCATAGAGCAGCCGTGCACACAACGGCGGGATCACCCAGAAGATCATGCAGACGCCCATCAGGACCGCCGCGAGCAGTGCCGCCTTGGAGGCCTCGCGACCGTCCTTCACTGTAAAATAGCGGGCGGCAGAGCTAAGCGAGCACTGCGTTTTGACCTGAAACACCAGCATCGCGATGATCCACATCGCAGCATAGTTTCCTCCGGGAAACGTGTTCTCTCCCTTGAACAGGGCAAAGTTTGCTCCCAGACCCTGTTGGGAGACCAGCTCCAGCAGCCCGCCGACGCCTCCCACCTTGAGCAGGCAGAGAATAGCAACCAGCACCGTGACAGGCACGAGGATGAGCCCCTGTACAAACTCCGTGGCCATCATGGCCCAGCTGCCACCTGTCGTGGCGTAAACCGTCACCACCAGCCCGAGGAGGAGGATCACCGTGATGATGTTCAGGCCAAACA of the Terrimicrobium sacchariphilum genome contains:
- a CDS encoding sodium:solute symporter family protein — encoded protein: MSHTLEYVIIAVYLVFMLVMGAAFHSMNRNVSDYFRSGCQGTWWLVGTSIFMSGISAITFTSNAGVAYAAGLSYLIIYAGTVVGLVMNWLFLAGWFRQLRAITFPEVVRQRYGPATQQIYAYVGLVMFLLGASMQLWALALFSGAMFGLNIITVILLLGLVVTVYATTGGSWAMMATEFVQGLILVPVTVLVAILCLLKVGGVGGLLELVSQQGLGANFALFKGENTFPGGNYAAMWIIAMLVFQVKTQCSLSSAARYFTVKDGREASKAALLAAVLMGVCMIFWVIPPLCARLLYAADVAALPLANPGEGSYAVISMRLLPYGMTGLIAVAMFSATMSSMDAGINRNAAMVVRDVIPALRRLTGKAPMSDTRQLVVGKFTSLAFGLTIVALACYFATASGKGIFDVAFRIGAMLGGPMSVPLILGLFVRRAPWWSGLVAAGAGFVPSLIELGGTVIFHRESWSWPTLTLVIMGVSAVAYAATIPFWKYSRPEYRRQIDVFFERMHRPVDFEKEVGKGNDAMQLRMIGFFATAIGGFMSLLALLPNPLTDRLLILAIAGFVCLVGIFMLVQARKKFHAMREPHKVGELVTK
- a CDS encoding PEP-CTERM sorting domain-containing protein, whose translation is MTSFRTFILLLAAVSTAKAATVYDVGSAVTAGNTGANTYFVSNQTGAGVTTGSSLGLTVGTSTGTTNTTYLVGYFPDVSLINVGDSISMSLSFSGPINATNEAFRVGFYDSGNSQLTSNVTASNGSAVMKDYTGYSASLGANTTPSASNTFKERSTSNNNLFSSSSYNSFSSPTLAGSVGSTGSRNLTYTLELVATGVKMTIDYGTYSYSYIDTVTPYTNFDTFAIYSEKSTSTTTSPTLTFTNLTISSVPEPSTFVLCALGLGLLLRRRLRR
- a CDS encoding hydroxyacid dehydrogenase, whose translation is MKKVIFLGEQSLLDSVYSLETRWKIATEAEVLEPAIPPEEVDAHMDRLSQADAIFTTWGMPLLSEAQLAALPRLKAVFYAAGSVRLFARPLIERDIMVVSSWVANAIPVAEFTLAQILLSMKGYFRNLRDYNTPEALRQAFRGPGNYGETVAILGAGAIGRKVIELLAPFRLRIAVFDQFLTKVDAANLGVSKVSLEEAFESGFAISNHLADVPETEGMLQKQHFARMRDGAVFINTGRGRTVREDDLCDVLEARKDLTALLDVTYPEPPKADSRLFSLPNALLSTHIAGSINSEVARLGEIACAEFLSWKHGKPMRFAISLEKLATMA
- a CDS encoding prepilin-type N-terminal cleavage/methylation domain-containing protein produces the protein MKYRRRNPNGLTLIEILVVIGIIAVLASLLFPALSSTRKAAANAVCVSNLRQIFQLSAVWATDNDGYVPQSQWYVTNMPTRYSNLTKYGLTPKMTICPASGLQSPTYGISSRLVTSSDPQWGPGDVYFWSHGKYKLSLLSPRTIFFSETGKQSWSGKAGAYISAPESAAAPHGNKGNVLYCDGHVEALGTNDLKKLENWSYGIP